One sulfur-oxidizing endosymbiont of Gigantopelta aegis genomic region harbors:
- a CDS encoding FKBP-type peptidyl-prolyl cis-trans isomerase translates to MSDTIKTDADKVSYGIGLQLAQQVKSQSFPGFSLDSLIIGLSDVFNDKPLRFPEDVMQAAFSAINQQVQEAAASAAADNKASGQAFLEENAKKDGVITTDSGLQYEIITEGTGPKPSQSDMVVTHYHGSLTDGTVFDSSVDRGEPAQFPVNGVIQGWIEALQLMPVGSKWRLTIPSDLAYGDQGSAPVIGPGATLIFEIELLEIKAA, encoded by the coding sequence ATGAGTGATACAATCAAAACAGATGCTGATAAAGTCAGCTACGGGATAGGCTTACAACTGGCTCAACAGGTTAAAAGTCAGTCTTTTCCAGGATTTAGCCTGGATTCATTGATCATCGGCTTAAGCGATGTGTTTAACGACAAACCACTACGTTTCCCTGAAGACGTCATGCAAGCAGCTTTTTCCGCAATCAACCAACAGGTTCAAGAAGCAGCAGCCAGTGCCGCCGCCGACAATAAAGCCTCTGGTCAGGCATTTTTAGAAGAAAACGCTAAGAAAGACGGCGTGATCACTACAGATTCCGGTCTGCAATATGAAATCATCACTGAAGGCACGGGTCCTAAACCAAGCCAAAGTGACATGGTTGTTACCCATTATCATGGCTCATTAACGGATGGGACTGTTTTTGACAGCTCGGTTGATCGTGGCGAACCTGCACAATTCCCAGTCAATGGTGTGATTCAGGGTTGGATTGAAGCATTACAATTGATGCCTGTCGGTTCAAAATGGCGCTTAACTATTCCTTCTGATCTGGCTTATGGTGATCAAGGTTCTGCCCCTGTCATTGGCCCTGGTGCTACATTGATTTTTGAAATAGAGTTATTAGAAATCAAAGCTGCGTAA
- the guaB gene encoding IMP dehydrogenase — protein sequence MRIVEEALTFDDVLLIPAFSDVLPKEVTLATKLTKDIVLNIPMVSAAMDTVTEHRMAIAMAQQGGIGIVHKNMTIEEQAKEVTRVKKYESGVVVDPITVSPDTSIRDVMEMTRKKRISGVPVVVNNGSGDDLVGIVTSRDLRFETHLDGKISTIMTPKERLVTVSEGAEKSEVMALLHEYRIEKVLVVDDAFQLRGMITVKDMKKATDYPLASKDERGRLRVGAAVGTGAETDDRVAALAAAGVDVIVVDTAHGHSIGVIERVAWVKKNFPEVQVIGGNIATGAAAKALVEAGADAVKVGIGPGSICTTRIVAGVGVPQITAISNVAKALEGTGVPLIGDGGIRFSGDFSKAIVAGASCCMFGSVFAGTEEAPGEVELYQGRSYKSYRGMGSMGAMSQQQGSSDRYFQDSSDADKLVPEGIEGRVPFKGGMQPVIHQMLGGLRSSMGYTGCADIESMRSKPEFVRVTSAGMVESHVHDVTITKEAPNYRT from the coding sequence ATGCGAATCGTTGAAGAAGCACTGACCTTTGATGATGTTTTACTCATTCCTGCCTTTTCTGATGTCCTGCCTAAAGAGGTCACTTTGGCGACTAAATTGACCAAAGATATTGTGTTAAATATCCCCATGGTTTCTGCGGCAATGGATACAGTGACTGAACATCGTATGGCGATTGCAATGGCGCAACAAGGCGGCATTGGTATCGTTCATAAAAACATGACTATCGAAGAACAAGCCAAAGAAGTCACCCGGGTTAAAAAATATGAAAGTGGTGTGGTCGTTGACCCCATTACTGTTTCTCCAGATACCAGTATTCGAGATGTGATGGAGATGACGCGAAAGAAACGTATTTCCGGTGTGCCTGTCGTGGTGAACAATGGTAGTGGTGATGACCTGGTAGGCATTGTTACCAGTCGTGATTTACGTTTTGAAACGCATCTTGATGGTAAAATCAGCACGATTATGACGCCTAAAGAGCGTTTAGTGACGGTTTCCGAAGGTGCTGAAAAGAGCGAAGTCATGGCCTTGTTACATGAATATCGTATTGAGAAAGTTTTAGTTGTTGATGATGCCTTTCAATTACGCGGCATGATTACTGTTAAAGATATGAAAAAAGCCACCGATTATCCTCTTGCGAGTAAAGATGAACGTGGTCGTTTACGTGTTGGTGCTGCAGTCGGTACCGGTGCAGAAACGGATGATCGTGTTGCCGCACTGGCTGCTGCAGGTGTTGATGTGATTGTTGTTGATACTGCACATGGGCATTCAATTGGGGTGATTGAGCGTGTGGCCTGGGTGAAGAAAAACTTCCCTGAGGTACAAGTGATTGGTGGCAATATTGCCACGGGAGCTGCTGCGAAAGCCTTAGTTGAAGCGGGTGCTGATGCGGTTAAAGTGGGTATTGGCCCCGGTTCAATTTGTACGACTCGAATTGTTGCCGGTGTCGGTGTGCCACAGATTACAGCGATTAGCAACGTCGCTAAAGCCCTAGAAGGCACCGGTGTCCCATTGATTGGTGACGGCGGAATTCGTTTCTCCGGTGACTTTTCTAAAGCCATTGTTGCAGGCGCTTCCTGTTGTATGTTTGGCAGTGTTTTTGCCGGTACTGAAGAAGCTCCCGGTGAAGTTGAACTGTATCAAGGGCGCTCGTATAAATCCTATCGTGGTATGGGTTCTATGGGTGCAATGTCACAACAGCAGGGTTCTAGCGACCGTTATTTTCAGGACAGCAGTGATGCAGACAAGTTAGTCCCTGAAGGCATTGAAGGTCGCGTACCCTTTAAAGGGGGCATGCAGCCGGTGATTCACCAGATGCTAGGTGGTTTGCGTTCATCAATGGGCTATACCGGTTGTGCTGATATTGAAAGCATGCGCAGCAAGCCTGAATTTGTTCGTGTCACCAGTGCCGGGATGGTTGAAAGTCATGTTCATGATGTCACCATCACCAAAGAAGCGCCTAATTACAGAACATAA
- a CDS encoding MbcA/ParS/Xre antitoxin family protein: protein MYKSLHIIFSEPKQANSWIQRDNQASLFAGRSALDFMLQGNMINLFEVRKYLDAWRG, encoded by the coding sequence GTGTATAAATCATTACATATTATTTTTAGTGAACCTAAACAAGCTAATTCTTGGATACAGAGGGATAATCAGGCTAGTTTATTTGCTGGTCGCAGTGCATTGGATTTCATGCTGCAGGGAAATATGATTAACTTATTTGAAGTGAGGAAATATTTGGATGCCTGGCGTGGATAA
- the tnpB gene encoding IS66 family insertion sequence element accessory protein TnpB → MITGITVNQVYLVSGVTDMRKATNGLSLIVSEQLEHNPFDGSVFVFVIVSEINLKYCTGSVMVSGFTIVHLKREIPVADGKRTTHSFVNTERITVVTGWFILHTTPCSP, encoded by the coding sequence ATGATAACGGGCATCACAGTCAATCAGGTTTATCTGGTTTCTGGTGTTACCGATATGAGAAAAGCAACCAATGGGCTATCACTGATTGTCTCAGAGCAATTGGAACACAATCCCTTTGATGGCAGTGTCTTTGTTTTTGTAATCGTCAGCGAGATAAACTTAAAATACTGTACTGGGAGCGTAATGGTTTCTGGCTTTACTATCGTACACTTGAAAAGGGAAATTCCAGTGGCCGATGGAAAAAGAACAACCCACTCTTTCGTTAACACTGAGAGAATTACAGTGGTTACTGGATGGTTTATCTTGCACACAACACCATGCTCACCCTGA
- the guaA gene encoding glutamine-hydrolyzing GMP synthase — MSQNIHDHRILILDFGSQYTQLIARRVREAGVYCEIHPSNYDAQAIQDFAAKGIILSGGPETVTANNTPRAADVVFELGVPVLGICYGMQTMAEQLGGKVENADHHEYGYAQVRAHGHTALLKDIEDHVTDEGYGMLDVWMSHGDRVEALPDGFKLMASTDNAPIAGMADETRHFYGIQFHPEVTHTKQGERIFQRFIVDICGCDTLWNSGNIIEDNIKLIREKVGSDEVVLGLSGGVDSSVVAALLHRAIGEQLTCVFVDNGLLRLNEGDQVMAMFAEHMGIKVIRVNAEKRFLDQLAGESDPEKKRKIIGHEFISVFDEESSKLDNAKWLAQGTIYPDVIESGGQNGTAHLIKSHHNVGGLPENMKLGLVEPLRELFKDEVRELGLELGLPYDMVYRHPFPGPGLGVRILGEVKKDYADILREADAIFIEELHKNDLYHKVSQAFAVFLPVKSVGVKGDGRCYSYVIALRAVETIDFMTARWAHIPYDVLETISARIINEVDQVTRVSYDISSKPPATIEWE, encoded by the coding sequence ATGTCACAAAATATTCATGACCACCGTATTCTTATTTTAGATTTTGGTTCTCAATATACTCAGCTTATTGCACGTCGTGTGCGTGAAGCGGGTGTTTATTGTGAAATCCATCCCTCCAATTATGATGCTCAGGCCATTCAGGATTTTGCTGCGAAAGGTATTATTCTATCGGGTGGCCCGGAAACGGTGACGGCGAATAATACGCCAAGAGCCGCAGATGTGGTGTTTGAATTAGGTGTACCGGTATTGGGCATTTGTTATGGCATGCAAACCATGGCCGAGCAATTGGGTGGCAAGGTTGAAAATGCTGATCACCATGAATACGGTTATGCTCAGGTACGCGCTCATGGACATACGGCATTGCTAAAAGATATTGAAGATCATGTCACTGACGAAGGCTATGGCATGTTAGATGTCTGGATGTCACATGGTGATCGGGTTGAGGCATTGCCTGATGGCTTTAAGCTGATGGCTAGTACAGACAATGCACCGATTGCGGGGATGGCTGATGAAACACGGCATTTTTATGGTATTCAATTTCACCCAGAAGTGACTCATACCAAACAGGGCGAGCGTATTTTTCAGCGTTTTATTGTTGATATTTGTGGCTGTGATACCTTATGGAATTCCGGTAATATTATTGAGGATAATATTAAACTGATCCGTGAAAAAGTGGGCTCAGATGAGGTTGTTTTGGGACTATCCGGTGGCGTTGATTCATCGGTGGTGGCTGCCTTGTTGCACCGTGCCATTGGTGAACAATTGACCTGTGTGTTTGTTGATAATGGTTTGCTACGCTTGAATGAAGGCGATCAGGTCATGGCAATGTTTGCTGAACACATGGGGATCAAAGTCATCCGTGTGAATGCAGAAAAACGTTTTCTGGATCAATTAGCCGGTGAAAGTGATCCGGAAAAGAAGCGTAAGATCATTGGCCATGAATTTATCAGTGTCTTTGATGAAGAGTCCAGCAAGTTAGATAATGCTAAATGGCTGGCACAAGGGACTATTTATCCTGATGTGATTGAGTCAGGCGGTCAAAATGGCACGGCGCACCTGATTAAATCCCACCATAATGTCGGTGGCTTGCCAGAAAATATGAAACTGGGCTTAGTTGAGCCTTTACGTGAACTATTCAAAGATGAGGTGAGAGAGCTAGGCTTGGAACTCGGTCTGCCTTATGACATGGTTTATCGTCATCCTTTCCCTGGCCCTGGCCTCGGTGTGCGCATCTTAGGTGAAGTGAAAAAAGACTATGCTGACATTCTCCGTGAAGCCGATGCGATCTTTATTGAAGAGCTACATAAAAATGATTTATACCATAAAGTGTCGCAGGCTTTTGCCGTGTTTCTACCAGTGAAATCAGTCGGTGTAAAAGGCGATGGTCGTTGTTATTCTTATGTCATTGCCTTACGCGCTGTTGAAACCATTGATTTTATGACTGCTCGCTGGGCACATATTCCTTATGACGTACTGGAAACCATTTCTGCCCGCATTATCAATGAAGTCGATCAAGTGACCCGCGTCAGTTATGACATTTCTTCAAAACCACCTGCGACGATTGAGTGGGAATAA
- the tnpA gene encoding IS66 family insertion sequence element accessory protein TnpA, whose product MSNHSKDASMKQHIEACQASNLSQAVYCQQHKIPSHIFSYYRKKLGYVSSSKQVNTNNQLIPINLLANSPTSNAIKVSHTNGFSLEINSDTNLNQLKSILDLLRTVS is encoded by the coding sequence ATGAGCAACCATTCAAAAGATGCTTCGATGAAGCAACACATAGAGGCCTGCCAAGCCAGTAACTTAAGCCAGGCAGTTTATTGTCAACAACATAAGATACCCTCTCATATTTTTAGCTATTATCGAAAGAAGTTGGGTTATGTTAGCTCATCAAAACAGGTCAACACCAACAATCAACTCATTCCCATTAATTTACTGGCCAATTCCCCCACAAGCAATGCAATTAAAGTAAGCCATACCAATGGTTTCAGTTTGGAAATCAATTCTGATACGAACCTGAATCAGCTCAAGTCCATTCTGGATTTGCTCAGGACTGTTTCATGA
- the tadA gene encoding tRNA adenosine(34) deaminase TadA, protein MGINTDQDWMRHALTLAAKAAELGEVPVGAVLVKDEQLLAEGWNQPIVHNDPTAHAEIMAIRAGAKKLANYRLPDTTLYITIEPCSMCAGAIIHARIARVVFGASEPRAGAAGSVINLLQHEQFNHFTEVTSGVLGDECGKILKDFFAMRRAVQKKARRQ, encoded by the coding sequence GTGGGAATAAACACCGATCAAGATTGGATGCGCCATGCTTTAACTCTGGCGGCTAAGGCGGCTGAGTTGGGTGAGGTGCCAGTGGGTGCTGTGTTGGTTAAGGATGAGCAATTGTTGGCAGAGGGTTGGAATCAGCCTATCGTACATAATGATCCGACAGCTCATGCAGAAATTATGGCGATTCGTGCCGGGGCAAAAAAACTGGCTAATTATCGCCTGCCGGATACGACCTTGTATATTACCATTGAGCCTTGCAGTATGTGTGCGGGTGCTATCATTCATGCGCGTATTGCGCGGGTGGTGTTTGGTGCTTCAGAGCCTAGAGCCGGTGCAGCAGGTTCGGTGATTAATTTATTGCAACATGAGCAATTTAATCATTTTACTGAGGTTACGTCGGGTGTTTTAGGCGATGAATGTGGAAAAATTTTGAAGGATTTTTTTGCTATGCGCAGGGCTGTACAAAAAAAGGCAAGACGTCAGTAG
- a CDS encoding RES family NAD+ phosphorylase, with protein sequence MPGVDKKPRQKNIKGLKHYRIIASRYPPVGLFEKLVDPDELDILFEIESLTNDRLREQVGDISLIANEDRMTGSGSSPVMAAFTHIGHPSRFTEGQTYGVYYAGLNHGTAIKEICFHHERNLSFTHEPACELQMRCYVGTVRLPLHDKGVRDENGECVAFFKPVSTSPVKQSKHYPRNLI encoded by the coding sequence ATGCCTGGCGTGGATAAGAAGCCAAGACAGAAAAATATTAAGGGGCTTAAGCATTATCGTATTATCGCCTCTCGTTATCCTCCAGTTGGTCTATTTGAGAAATTGGTTGATCCCGATGAATTGGACATACTCTTTGAAATTGAAAGTCTGACCAATGACCGTTTGCGTGAGCAGGTGGGTGACATTTCATTGATTGCTAACGAGGATAGAATGACGGGTTCAGGTTCATCGCCGGTTATGGCCGCCTTTACTCACATAGGTCATCCCAGTCGATTTACAGAGGGTCAAACGTATGGCGTGTATTATGCTGGGTTAAATCATGGGACGGCAATTAAAGAAATCTGTTTTCATCACGAAAGAAATCTATCGTTTACTCATGAGCCTGCTTGTGAACTGCAAATGCGTTGCTATGTTGGAACGGTTCGGCTACCGCTTCATGATAAGGGTGTTCGTGATGAAAACGGTGAATGTGTCGCCTTCTTCAAGCCTGTTTCGACAAGTCCAGTAAAACAAAGTAAGCATTATCCTAGAAACCTCATTTGA
- a CDS encoding efflux RND transporter periplasmic adaptor subunit: protein MWLYLTGHINEAIFTLARMDELHVELVVPVEFYGRFTLGQTLKVFPQKPIGGEYAGKIIVIDPVVDAGSGTFGIRVLLANPENKIPAGIRCTVDLKKKN, encoded by the coding sequence ATGTGGCTATACTTAACCGGACACATTAATGAAGCCATTTTTACTTTGGCGCGTATGGATGAATTACACGTCGAATTAGTTGTTCCTGTCGAATTCTACGGACGTTTTACTCTGGGACAAACACTCAAAGTATTCCCACAAAAGCCGATTGGTGGTGAATATGCAGGAAAAATTATCGTCATTGACCCAGTAGTAGATGCAGGAAGTGGTACCTTTGGTATTCGAGTGTTACTTGCTAATCCAGAAAATAAAATCCCAGCGGGGATACGTTGTACGGTTGATTTAAAGAAAAAAAATTAG
- a CDS encoding TonB-dependent receptor plug domain-containing protein: MMHPSFHKRSALLTTLIATLTHGLAIAEEAPLAGINVSATAIKQTLDSSTLTVEKLKSIAPSTSDTASLLKNVPGLVIQQSGGVSGLPVIRGLADDRLRIKVDGMDLISACANHMNPALSYIDPSNVASAEVFAGISPISVGGDSIGGTILINSAPPEFAKNGEGLLSKGEVGAFYRSNGNAQGGNISATVAGEKLSIRYQGSTTQSDNYSAGDNFKPAGQTTLGANRLDRDEVGSSSYKSTNQSISLALKHENHQFEFKYSEQDIPYQGWTNQRMDMTANDSEQYNLNYQGEFDWGELEARVYKERTRHKMQFDDDKQYWYLTGLPCTPSGGMMGCAAGMPMDTQGKNTGGIIKADIFLSSRDLLKIGAELQNYTLNDWWDPSGRAMWPDTFVNINDGERDRTALFAEWEAQWDPQWQTLLGIRGERVDMNAGDVQGYNASYASEAATFNASDRDITDNNIDLTALARYTVDNMTTIEVGYAQKTRSPNLYERYAWSTGGMAMRMVNWAGDGNGYVGNLDLDPEISHTISASFDFHDATQSQWGLQATPYYTYVDGYIDAARCNSTAAYSACTAANQTATDRFVYLQFVNESAKLYGVDISGFYPIAKQTSYGAFTATGIINYVRGKNKDTNDNLYNIMPLNARFAVVQDFGKWSNSIELELVDKKTKVSDTRNEIKTSGYGLINLRSSYEWKDVRIDVGVENVLDKFYNHPLGGTYMGEGQTMSDGKPASVAWGLPVPGMGRSVYAGINYKF; encoded by the coding sequence ATGATGCACCCTTCATTTCATAAGCGAAGTGCCCTTCTTACAACACTTATTGCAACACTGACTCATGGCCTCGCCATTGCTGAGGAGGCGCCGCTTGCAGGTATCAATGTTTCTGCAACAGCGATTAAACAAACACTCGATTCCTCAACCCTTACTGTGGAAAAATTAAAATCGATAGCACCTTCTACCAGTGATACCGCATCACTATTAAAAAATGTACCTGGCTTAGTCATACAACAATCGGGTGGTGTTTCAGGTTTACCTGTTATTCGAGGTCTAGCCGATGATCGTTTACGCATTAAAGTTGATGGGATGGATTTAATTTCTGCTTGTGCAAACCACATGAATCCAGCTCTTTCCTATATCGATCCCAGCAATGTTGCTAGTGCAGAAGTTTTTGCCGGCATATCACCGATTAGTGTCGGTGGCGACAGCATTGGCGGCACAATTTTAATCAATTCAGCCCCACCTGAGTTTGCCAAAAATGGCGAAGGTCTATTAAGCAAAGGCGAAGTGGGTGCTTTTTATCGTAGTAATGGTAATGCTCAAGGCGGCAATATTTCTGCCACAGTGGCGGGTGAAAAGTTAAGTATCCGTTACCAAGGTTCAACAACTCAGTCTGATAATTATTCTGCAGGCGATAACTTTAAACCTGCGGGACAGACTACTCTAGGTGCCAATCGTTTAGATCGTGACGAAGTCGGTTCAAGTAGCTATAAATCCACTAATCAATCCATTTCACTTGCTTTGAAACATGAAAATCATCAGTTTGAATTTAAATACAGCGAACAGGATATTCCCTACCAAGGGTGGACTAATCAACGGATGGATATGACCGCCAATGATAGCGAACAATATAATTTAAATTATCAAGGCGAATTTGATTGGGGTGAACTCGAAGCAAGAGTCTACAAAGAAAGAACTCGTCATAAAATGCAATTTGATGATGACAAGCAATATTGGTATCTGACTGGCCTTCCATGCACCCCCAGTGGAGGCATGATGGGCTGTGCGGCAGGTATGCCAATGGACACACAGGGTAAAAATACCGGGGGCATTATAAAAGCAGACATTTTTCTTTCATCACGAGACTTATTAAAAATTGGCGCTGAATTACAGAATTACACGCTTAATGATTGGTGGGATCCATCCGGTAGAGCTATGTGGCCAGACACATTTGTTAATATTAACGATGGTGAGCGAGACCGTACAGCCCTCTTTGCCGAGTGGGAAGCACAATGGGATCCACAATGGCAAACCTTATTAGGCATCCGTGGTGAAAGAGTTGACATGAATGCAGGCGATGTACAGGGTTATAATGCCAGTTATGCATCAGAAGCTGCCACATTTAATGCCTCTGATCGAGACATTACAGACAACAATATTGATCTGACTGCTCTGGCACGTTATACCGTCGATAATATGACCACCATTGAAGTGGGTTATGCCCAAAAAACCCGTTCCCCCAACCTCTATGAACGCTATGCTTGGTCAACAGGTGGTATGGCGATGCGTATGGTTAACTGGGCTGGTGATGGTAATGGCTATGTTGGTAACTTAGATTTAGATCCTGAAATATCCCATACCATTAGTGCAAGTTTCGATTTTCATGATGCCACACAAAGCCAATGGGGCTTACAAGCCACCCCCTATTATACCTATGTTGATGGCTATATTGATGCTGCGCGCTGTAACTCAACTGCGGCTTATAGCGCCTGTACCGCAGCTAATCAAACTGCAACCGATCGCTTTGTCTATCTGCAATTTGTCAACGAGTCAGCCAAGCTGTACGGTGTAGACATTTCAGGCTTTTATCCTATCGCTAAACAGACATCGTATGGTGCTTTTACTGCCACCGGTATAATCAATTATGTCCGTGGCAAGAACAAAGATACCAATGATAACTTATATAATATTATGCCTCTGAATGCGAGATTTGCCGTTGTGCAGGATTTTGGCAAGTGGAGTAATAGTATTGAGCTTGAGCTTGTTGATAAAAAAACGAAGGTTTCTGACACCCGCAATGAAATCAAAACAAGTGGCTATGGTTTGATCAATCTACGCAGTAGCTATGAATGGAAAGATGTACGCATTGATGTCGGCGTAGAAAACGTGCTTGATAAATTCTATAACCACCCTCTGGGTGGCACCTATATGGGTGAAGGGCAAACCATGAGCGATGGAAAACCAGCCAGTGTTGCCTGGGGATTGCCTGTACCGGGCATGGGTCGCTCAGTCTATGCAGGAATAAATTACAAATTTTAG